CTGAGCCCTAGGATATTTATCAAAATCTTCCTTTGGGGCAAACTGTGTGGGATTCACATAGATGCTAAGAACAATGACATCAACGTCCTTCTTAGCCCTCTCGACCAAGCTTAGGTGACCTTCATGCAAGGCCCCCATTGTTGGAACTAAGGCTATTCTTTTACTTGATTGTCTCCAAGCTAACGCTTCTCGTTGCATTTCATGAGGCTTTACGATAAGTTTCACGGCTTTTACAAAACCCACTAAATTGAAATTGCGCAATACCAAATAAGACGAAACGGAAAAATAATTATGCCACGAATTAACGAACACTACCTAAAATTAAAAGCTGGATACCTTTTTCCAGAGATCGGGAGACGAGTTAAAGCCTTTAGTGAGGCAAACCCTGAAGCTGCAGCTAAACTTATACGCTGTGGTATAGGAGATGTGACTGAGGCTCTTCCTTTAGCTGCTCGTGAAGCATTCCATAAGGCTGTCGACGAGTTAGGCGACCGATCTAGCTTCAAAGGTTATGGTCCCGAGCAAGGTTATGATTTTCTGCGCCATGCTATTGCCGAGAACGACTATCGCGCCCATGGCATAGATATTTCCGATGACGAAATATTTGTTTCAGATGGTTCTAAGTGTGATAGTGCCAACATCTTAGACATTTTTGGTCACGATAATAAGATTGCCATTACCGACCCAGTCTACCCCGTTTACGTAGACACCAATGTCATGGCAGGTCACACTGGCGAAGCTAATGAGCAAGGTGCCTATGCCGGACTTACTTATTTACCCTGCACCGCAGAGAATCATTTTGAGCCTAGCCCTCCTACTGAACCGGTGGATCTTATTTATCTCTGCTATCCGAATAATCCCACTGGAACTGTGGCATCTAAGAATCAATTGGAAAAATGGGTTGCCTACGCCAAGAAAAATAACGCCATTATTTTGTACGATGCCGCCTATCAAGCCTTTATCAGTGATTCGACCATTCCTCGCAGTATTTTCGAAATAGAAGGCGCTAAAGAATGCGCCATTGAGTTTCGCAGTTTTTCTAAGAACGGTGGATTTACGGGTGTTCGCTGCGCCTTCGTTGTCCTTCCCAAACAGCTGAAAGGGAGCACCGTTGGCAACGCAGAAATAGAAATCCACCCTTTGTGGTCTAGACGCTCGAGCACCAAGTTCAACGGTGTAAGTTATCCCGTACAAAGGGCGGCTGAAGCGCTATACTCTGAAGCTGGCGCTAGACAAGTGACAGATCTCATCTCACATTATATGGGAAATGCAAAAATCTTGCGTGAAGCTGTTCAAGGGAAGGGCCTAGGGGTCTATGGGGGTGAACATGCTCCCTATATTTGGGTGCAATGCCCCACTGGAATCGATAGCTGGGGCATGTTTGATAAAATGCTCCATGATGCGCAAACTGTCATTACGCCTGGGGCCGGATTTGGTAGCGCTGGGGAAGGTTACTTCCGCATATCCGCTTTTAACAGCAGAGAGAATGTTGAGGATGTAGCAAGGAGAATCAAAGAACTATGTTTCTAGTAAGGATTTAAGACTCGCCATGAACCACTTATGTATCTCTGCTTGAAACTTACATTTCAAAGCTCTAGTTTCCACAACATGAAGTTAAGGCATTTCTTGGTTCTATGCTTCGGTTTGTTATTAGCGAGCTGCGCGTCGATGCAACGCGATGAAATGACAGACACAGAATATGACCAACAGGTAGAGAAACAAATCACTGAAAGTCTACAAGAGTATAATAGATACTAAACCACAAAAATACCCCGCAGTGCCGTCAGGAGAAAAACCTTCGACCCCTGTATGTTTACAGGGAGACGGTAAACTCACGCCCGCCTTCCAGTGAAGGCCTGACGTTTGAGAGCTTACTTAGGCCTCATTATTTTTATAAGCATCGGAAGAAGGATTTCTGCCTTTGCTCGAACACCTCAGGGTAAATTTTGCAAATCAACTAAAAAGTAGTCCGTTAAGTCATTATATTAGTGAATATTTCCCATGAGTCAAACCTCTCGGCTCAGTAGTGTGCGGAATTTTTTGCACACTAACAACCAAGAATGTCAGTGTGTTAGTGGCTTTAGCTGTTAACCAAGAAGGTTACCGTGAAATCGTTGGAGTTGCAGAAGGCATGAAAGAAGACAAGGCAAGTTGGTTAGACTTTCTTAGATACCTTAAAAAGCGAGGTCTCAAAGACCCCTGCTTTGTTCTATCTGATAATTACCTCGGATTAGTCGATGCTTTGACTGAAGTCTTTGCTAAGACCCTTTGGCAACGTTGTATGGTTCACTTCTACCGCAATGTGTGG
The sequence above is drawn from the Verrucomicrobiota bacterium genome and encodes:
- a CDS encoding LL-diaminopimelate aminotransferase, translating into MPRINEHYLKLKAGYLFPEIGRRVKAFSEANPEAAAKLIRCGIGDVTEALPLAAREAFHKAVDELGDRSSFKGYGPEQGYDFLRHAIAENDYRAHGIDISDDEIFVSDGSKCDSANILDIFGHDNKIAITDPVYPVYVDTNVMAGHTGEANEQGAYAGLTYLPCTAENHFEPSPPTEPVDLIYLCYPNNPTGTVASKNQLEKWVAYAKKNNAIILYDAAYQAFISDSTIPRSIFEIEGAKECAIEFRSFSKNGGFTGVRCAFVVLPKQLKGSTVGNAEIEIHPLWSRRSSTKFNGVSYPVQRAAEALYSEAGARQVTDLISHYMGNAKILREAVQGKGLGVYGGEHAPYIWVQCPTGIDSWGMFDKMLHDAQTVITPGAGFGSAGEGYFRISAFNSRENVEDVARRIKELCF